The Actinomadura sp. WMMB 499 genome includes a window with the following:
- a CDS encoding SDR family NAD(P)-dependent oxidoreductase — MVERAGRVEGKVAIVTGAGSTPGPGIGTGKATAAVLAEEGARVLLVDLHPERAEETRAMIAEAGGKAEVFTADVTRAADCEAMVRAAVEAFGTVDILVNNIGLASLGTVVDTTEEAWDRTFDINLRTAFLACKYAVPVMAEKGAGSIVNVASISALRGDGTVAYSAAKGGLVAMTVDMAYAHGRQGVRVNAVAPGHITTPMVMSVSQPGPRAEFMNTMRAEAGLLGTPGDGWDVAWAAAFLASEQARWITGHTLPVESGVLSVTPLMMAPHLRGVPEPGE; from the coding sequence ATGGTGGAGCGCGCCGGCAGGGTCGAGGGCAAGGTGGCGATCGTCACCGGGGCGGGCTCGACGCCCGGCCCCGGGATCGGGACGGGCAAGGCGACGGCGGCGGTCCTCGCCGAGGAGGGCGCGCGCGTCCTGCTCGTCGACCTGCACCCGGAGCGGGCCGAGGAGACCCGCGCGATGATCGCGGAGGCGGGCGGCAAGGCGGAGGTGTTCACCGCCGACGTGACCCGCGCGGCCGACTGCGAGGCGATGGTGCGGGCGGCCGTGGAGGCGTTCGGGACGGTCGACATCCTGGTCAACAACATCGGCCTGGCCTCGCTCGGGACGGTCGTCGACACGACCGAGGAGGCGTGGGACCGGACCTTCGACATCAACCTGCGGACGGCGTTCCTCGCCTGCAAGTACGCGGTCCCGGTGATGGCGGAGAAGGGGGCCGGGTCGATCGTCAACGTGGCGTCGATCTCGGCGCTGCGGGGCGACGGCACGGTCGCGTACTCGGCGGCCAAGGGCGGGCTGGTCGCGATGACCGTCGACATGGCCTACGCGCACGGCCGCCAGGGCGTCCGGGTGAACGCGGTCGCGCCCGGCCACATCACCACACCGATGGTGATGTCGGTGTCGCAGCCGGGGCCGCGCGCCGAGTTCATGAACACGATGCGCGCCGAGGCGGGACTGCTGGGGACGCCCGGCGACGGCTGGGACGTGGCGTGGGCGGCGGCGTTCCTGGCGAGCGAACAGGCCCGGTGGATCACCGGGCACACCCTTCCCGTCGAGTCGGGGGTGCTCAGCGTGACGCCGCTGATGATGGCGCCGCACCTGCGCGGCGTCCCCGAGCCTGGCGAGTGA
- a CDS encoding amidohydrolase family protein — protein MPDQHTAGTAMCERYAVADVDSHIIEPADLWTSRVSAKWGDLVPHVRFHERRQEDYWYIGDKKLYGVGAFAQAGWPEWPPSHPKRLADALPAAVDPKERLAYMDKVGVYYQVMYPNILGFHSHRFLNQMPRELATECVRAYNDWITEFCSADSRRLVPMTMLPFWDVDESVAEMKRAHEMGHKGVLFAARYDKAGFPRLIDDYWEPVLGQAQEMGLSMNFHVGFLATDDELKGAVDQSKKLDFTKESALVLLGNAQNIAEVVLSGVCHRYPDLKFVSVENGAGWLPFLGESMDWQWLNVGAHKEYPERMLPSEYMRRQIYGMYWFEQKSVRAVIDQLEDNLMFETDFPHATSLSPGPASESPSPRDVMERSLGGLPEETIGKVLQHTATELYNLEPPVRD, from the coding sequence ATGCCCGACCAGCACACAGCCGGGACCGCCATGTGCGAGCGGTACGCCGTCGCCGACGTCGACTCCCACATCATCGAGCCGGCGGACCTGTGGACGTCGCGCGTCTCCGCCAAGTGGGGCGACCTCGTCCCGCACGTGCGCTTCCACGAACGGCGCCAGGAGGACTACTGGTACATCGGCGACAAGAAGCTGTACGGGGTGGGCGCCTTCGCGCAGGCGGGCTGGCCGGAGTGGCCGCCCTCGCACCCGAAGCGGCTCGCGGACGCCCTGCCGGCCGCCGTCGACCCCAAGGAACGCCTCGCCTACATGGACAAAGTGGGCGTTTACTACCAGGTGATGTACCCGAACATCCTCGGGTTCCACAGCCACCGCTTCCTCAACCAGATGCCGCGCGAGCTGGCGACCGAGTGCGTCCGGGCCTACAACGACTGGATCACCGAGTTCTGTTCGGCGGACTCCCGGCGGCTCGTCCCCATGACGATGCTGCCCTTCTGGGACGTCGACGAGTCCGTCGCCGAGATGAAGCGCGCCCACGAGATGGGCCACAAGGGCGTCCTGTTCGCGGCCCGCTACGACAAGGCCGGGTTCCCCCGGCTGATCGACGACTACTGGGAGCCGGTGCTGGGCCAGGCCCAGGAGATGGGCCTCAGCATGAACTTCCACGTCGGTTTCCTGGCGACCGACGACGAACTCAAGGGCGCCGTCGACCAGTCCAAGAAGCTCGACTTCACCAAGGAGAGCGCGCTCGTCCTGCTCGGCAACGCGCAGAACATCGCCGAGGTGGTGCTGAGCGGCGTGTGCCACCGGTACCCGGACCTGAAGTTCGTGTCGGTCGAGAACGGCGCGGGCTGGCTGCCGTTCCTCGGCGAGAGCATGGACTGGCAGTGGCTGAACGTCGGTGCGCACAAGGAGTACCCGGAGCGGATGCTGCCGAGCGAGTACATGCGGCGGCAGATCTACGGGATGTACTGGTTCGAGCAGAAGTCGGTGCGGGCGGTGATCGACCAGCTCGAGGACAACCTCATGTTCGAGACCGACTTCCCGCACGCCACGAGCCTGTCCCCCGGCCCGGCGTCGGAGTCGCCGAGCCCCCGGGACGTCATGGAGCGCTCGCTCGGCGGCCTGCCCGAGGAGACGATCGGGAAGGTGCTGCAGCACACCGCGACCGAGCTCTACAACCTGGAGCCCCCGGTGCGGGACTGA
- a CDS encoding cytochrome P450, producing MEHDGTGGPITDDWVEHHFDHLAPEFAHDFHPTLARARSRCPVARSDRHGGFWVASRYEDVLSIAQDWRTFSSELGITVPHVASSASMKIFPVTIDPPLQRTFKRLVNAHFTPAKIAPWEGPTRALVDRLIDGFVERGEAEFMDDFARPFPGLAFFDLALHAPAADLEEVNEYATKASLPQAPDRMECIRRLAGWIGEFLERRRAEGPRGDVVDAVLGAEIDGRPITHQEAVGTVQLLVMGGLDTTAGVLGAAMLRFCEHPEIPALLRERPDLIPAAVEELLRLDGSFVCIGRTARHDALIGGRRIREGERILIYWASANRDEAEFADPDAFDLGRPSNRHIAFGAGPHRCVGSNLARMNLRIALEALVRRLDGVRLRPGAGIGFHSTFNRAPLAVPITFTPGPRAAS from the coding sequence ATGGAACACGACGGGACGGGCGGCCCGATCACCGACGACTGGGTCGAGCACCATTTCGACCACCTCGCGCCGGAGTTCGCCCACGACTTCCACCCCACGCTCGCGCGCGCCCGGTCCCGGTGCCCCGTCGCCCGCAGCGACCGGCACGGCGGGTTCTGGGTCGCGAGCAGGTACGAGGACGTGCTGAGCATCGCCCAGGACTGGCGGACGTTCAGCTCCGAACTCGGCATCACGGTGCCGCACGTCGCCTCGTCCGCGTCGATGAAGATCTTCCCGGTGACGATCGACCCGCCGCTGCAGCGGACCTTCAAGCGGCTGGTCAACGCCCACTTCACCCCCGCGAAGATCGCCCCGTGGGAGGGGCCCACCCGCGCGCTGGTGGACCGGCTCATCGACGGTTTCGTCGAGCGCGGCGAGGCGGAGTTCATGGACGACTTCGCCCGCCCGTTCCCCGGGCTCGCGTTCTTCGACCTGGCGCTGCACGCGCCCGCCGCCGACCTGGAGGAGGTCAACGAGTACGCGACCAAGGCGTCGCTGCCGCAGGCGCCCGACCGGATGGAGTGCATCCGCAGGCTCGCCGGGTGGATCGGCGAGTTCCTCGAGCGCCGCCGCGCGGAGGGGCCGCGCGGCGACGTGGTCGACGCGGTGCTGGGCGCCGAGATCGACGGCCGCCCGATCACGCACCAGGAGGCCGTCGGCACCGTCCAGCTCCTGGTGATGGGCGGCCTCGACACCACCGCCGGGGTGCTGGGCGCGGCGATGCTGCGGTTCTGCGAGCACCCCGAGATCCCCGCGCTGCTGCGCGAGCGTCCAGACCTGATCCCCGCCGCCGTCGAGGAGCTGCTGCGCCTGGACGGCTCGTTCGTCTGCATCGGCCGGACGGCGCGGCACGACGCGCTGATCGGCGGCCGCCGGATCAGGGAGGGCGAGCGGATCCTCATCTACTGGGCGTCCGCCAACCGCGACGAGGCCGAGTTCGCCGATCCGGACGCGTTCGACCTCGGCCGCCCGAGCAACCGCCACATCGCCTTCGGCGCGGGCCCGCACCGGTGCGTCGGCTCGAACCTCGCCCGGATGAACCTGCGCATCGCGCTGGAGGCGCTCGTCCGGCGCCTGGACGGCGTCCGGCTGCGGCCCGGCGCCGGCATCGGCTTCCACTCGACCTTCAACCGGGCGCCGCTCGCGGTCCCGATCACCTTCACCCCCGGGCCCCGCGCCGCTTCCTGA
- a CDS encoding amidohydrolase family protein, translated as MDLLLRGATLVDGTGGPARPADVAVEGDRISAVREPGALPPGPDTTVVDLDGLTLAPGFIDVHTHYDAQILWDGDLTPSSWHGVTSVVMGNCGFGVAPTRPEHRDVIVRTLENVEGMSLEALNEGIDWCFETFTDYLAAVDARPKRLNVGAFIGHTPLRLFAVGGEERPATADETETMRRTVREAVRAGAMGFSTSRQPAHQGAYGRPVPSRFAENDEIHALASVLGELGKGVVQVSIGPGMFVDQFSEIAVRYGVPVTWTALVARADKPGAALRTVERGGALPGEVYPQIACRPIVMQVTLADPTPLGEIDEWKEALARPRSERPDLYRDPSWRDRARPATLEAWSHRWRKTSVEETRAHPDAAGIPLDRLAADRGTTPFDLMLDIALDDLALDGGTTTRFRIVLENDGDDEIGDLLADERTLLGLSDAGAHASQLCDACYSTHLLGHWVRERGAITLEQAVWRLTGHPHTAFRVADRGLVREGFHADLVAFDAAAVGTTPVERVHDQPGGADRLIVRSTGIEHMWVNGVPTRTGGEEIEGARPGRLIRA; from the coding sequence ATGGACCTGCTGTTGCGCGGCGCCACGCTGGTGGACGGCACCGGCGGCCCCGCACGTCCCGCCGACGTCGCCGTCGAGGGCGACCGCATCTCCGCCGTCCGCGAGCCCGGCGCCCTGCCGCCCGGCCCGGATACCACCGTCGTCGACCTGGACGGCCTGACGCTGGCGCCCGGCTTCATCGACGTCCACACCCACTACGACGCGCAGATCCTCTGGGACGGCGACCTCACCCCCTCGAGCTGGCACGGGGTGACGAGCGTCGTGATGGGCAACTGCGGGTTCGGCGTCGCGCCGACCCGCCCCGAGCACCGCGACGTCATCGTCCGCACGCTCGAGAACGTCGAGGGCATGTCCCTCGAGGCGCTCAACGAGGGCATCGACTGGTGCTTCGAGACGTTCACCGACTACCTCGCCGCCGTCGACGCCCGCCCCAAGCGGCTGAACGTCGGCGCGTTCATCGGGCACACGCCGCTGCGGCTGTTCGCGGTCGGCGGCGAGGAGCGGCCCGCGACCGCGGACGAGACCGAGACGATGCGCCGGACGGTGCGCGAGGCCGTGCGGGCCGGCGCCATGGGGTTCTCCACCTCGCGGCAGCCCGCGCACCAGGGCGCCTACGGCCGTCCGGTGCCGAGCCGGTTCGCCGAGAACGACGAGATCCACGCCCTCGCGTCCGTCCTCGGCGAGCTGGGCAAGGGCGTCGTGCAGGTGTCCATCGGCCCCGGTATGTTCGTCGACCAGTTCTCCGAGATCGCCGTCCGCTACGGCGTCCCCGTCACCTGGACCGCGCTCGTCGCCCGCGCCGACAAGCCCGGCGCCGCGCTGCGCACGGTCGAGCGCGGCGGCGCGCTGCCCGGCGAGGTCTACCCGCAGATCGCGTGCCGCCCGATCGTCATGCAGGTCACCCTGGCCGACCCGACCCCGCTCGGCGAGATCGACGAGTGGAAGGAGGCGCTGGCCCGGCCCCGGAGCGAGCGCCCGGACCTGTACCGCGACCCGTCCTGGCGCGACCGGGCCCGCCCGGCGACGCTGGAGGCGTGGAGCCACCGCTGGCGCAAGACCAGCGTCGAGGAGACCCGCGCCCACCCGGACGCCGCCGGGATCCCCCTCGACCGGCTCGCCGCCGACCGGGGCACCACGCCCTTCGACCTGATGCTCGACATCGCCCTGGACGACCTGGCCCTGGACGGCGGGACGACCACCCGCTTCCGGATCGTCCTGGAGAACGACGGCGACGACGAGATCGGCGACCTGCTCGCCGACGAGCGCACGCTGCTCGGCCTGTCGGACGCCGGGGCGCACGCCAGCCAGCTCTGCGACGCCTGCTACTCGACCCACCTGCTCGGGCACTGGGTGCGCGAGCGCGGGGCGATCACCCTCGAGCAGGCCGTCTGGCGGCTGACCGGTCACCCGCACACGGCGTTCCGCGTCGCCGACCGGGGACTCGTCCGGGAGGGCTTCCACGCCGACCTCGTCGCGTTCGACGCCGCCGCCGTCGGCACCACGCCGGTCGAGCGGGTGCACGACCAGCCGGGCGGCGCCGACCGGCTGATCGTGCGCAGCACCGGCATCGAGCATATGTGGGTCAACGGCGTGCCGACCCGGACCGGCGGCGAGGAGATCGAAGGCGCCCGCCCCGGCAGGCTGATCCGCGCCTGA